In Micromonospora sp. NBC_01813, the following are encoded in one genomic region:
- a CDS encoding MazG family protein yields MTARVVLLVTSPRLPAGLLTAQAWDAVRRFPVFAGADSELTTAISVAGDTRVTVPTPDPAEETLLAAAAEHGTAVWLAGPTGDEDLARRLGLRLAREPGLAELELMYGSWDPPGARLLDAVEVLDRLASPGGDPWKRQQTHASLARYLLEESYEAYDAIVSGDLAALRDELGDVLLQVVLHARLAEELPDGERWDVDDVAGGLVAKMIRRNPHVFAGAEVSGVDEIIDNWERIKAEERAAAGGGLDTPSPMDGIVLAQPALSLADKVLQRAGRAGVDVPLPEPDAADDPSARLGAQLLTLVAQARADGLDAEGALRRAALAYADAVRVAAG; encoded by the coding sequence GTGACCGCCCGGGTCGTCCTGCTGGTCACCTCACCCCGGCTGCCGGCCGGGCTGCTCACGGCGCAAGCCTGGGACGCCGTACGCCGGTTTCCGGTTTTTGCCGGCGCGGACAGTGAGCTGACCACGGCGATCAGCGTCGCCGGCGACACCCGGGTGACCGTGCCGACGCCGGATCCTGCGGAGGAGACGCTGCTGGCGGCCGCCGCCGAGCACGGCACCGCCGTCTGGCTGGCCGGCCCGACCGGTGACGAGGACCTGGCCCGCCGGCTGGGGCTGCGGCTGGCCCGCGAGCCCGGCCTGGCCGAGCTGGAGCTGATGTACGGCTCCTGGGACCCGCCAGGGGCCCGGCTGCTCGACGCCGTGGAGGTGCTGGACCGGCTGGCCTCGCCGGGCGGGGATCCGTGGAAGCGCCAGCAGACCCACGCCTCCCTGGCCCGGTACCTGCTGGAGGAGAGTTACGAGGCGTACGACGCGATCGTCTCGGGCGACCTGGCGGCGCTGCGCGACGAGCTGGGTGACGTGTTGCTGCAGGTGGTGCTGCACGCCCGGCTCGCCGAGGAGTTGCCCGACGGCGAACGCTGGGACGTCGACGACGTGGCCGGCGGCCTGGTAGCGAAGATGATCCGCCGCAACCCGCACGTCTTCGCCGGAGCCGAGGTCAGCGGGGTCGACGAGATCATCGACAACTGGGAGCGGATCAAGGCCGAGGAGCGGGCCGCCGCAGGTGGCGGGCTGGACACCCCGTCACCGATGGACGGGATCGTGCTGGCCCAGCCGGCGCTGTCGCTGGCGGACAAGGTGCTGCAGCGGGCCGGGCGGGCCGGGGTCGACGTACCGCTGCCGGAGCCGGACGCGGCCGACGACCCGTCGGCGCGGCTCGGCGCGCAACTGCTCACTCTGGTCGCGCAGGCCCGTGCCGACGGTCTGGACGCCGAGGGGGCGTTGCGCCGTGCAGCCCTCGCGTACGCCGACGCCGTCCGCGTCGCCGCCGGCTGA
- a CDS encoding winged helix-turn-helix domain-containing protein, translating into MSMPKYERVASAIRDQIQSGELRPGDQLPTTQGLIDYYGVSYGSVRTALLILKAEGLIEGRQGEGVFVREQSDR; encoded by the coding sequence ATGTCCATGCCCAAGTACGAGCGAGTGGCTTCCGCCATCCGAGATCAGATCCAGTCAGGTGAGCTGCGCCCCGGTGATCAACTGCCGACGACGCAAGGACTCATCGATTACTACGGCGTGTCGTACGGGTCGGTCAGAACTGCCCTACTCATCCTCAAGGCTGAGGGCCTGATCGAAGGACGCCAAGGCGAAGGTGTGTTCGTGCGGGAACAGTCGGATCGGTGA
- the mfd gene encoding transcription-repair coupling factor, which translates to MTALVGLLSAALADPALTRVRDLARVATPDPDGLDVTAPPALRPFTVAAVAADAEAGGAGRPVLAVTATSREADDLVAALGTLLPADQVAVFPSWETLPHERLSPRSDTVGRRLAVLRRLAHPDADTGPAAGDGKAGDGKHGERKRQEPLRVVVAPVRSLLQPQFKGLGDLEPVQLATGSGNPTGGGLDETVERLVAMAYARVDLVTKRGEFAVRGGILDVFPPTDEHPSRVEFWGDDVEEIRTFSVADQRTIEAVDRMWAPPCRELLLTDPVRQRAAELAQQHPELGEILDKLAEGIPVEGMESLAPALLDGTDSMELLLHCMPADTHVLLCDPERIRTRAHDLVRTSAEFLEASWAAAAVGGQAPIDLGAAAFRTLAEVRAVAATLDQPWWTLSPFGLAEAETATTGAQPWEDAPAPVVVSPDAGDAVVLAVAPTPLYHGETDRVVDDLKRWTGDGWSVVLVFEGHGPAQRSVSVLRDAGLGAVLAETVPDAPKAGELIVTCGRLGSGFVAERARLAIVTGTDISGSRGASTKDMRKMPSRRRNTIDPLELRAGDHVVHEQHGIGRYVELVQRKVNGADREYLVIEYAPAKRGQPGDRLFVPTDQLDQLSRYVGGEQPTLHKMGGSEWQKAKARARKAVREIAAQLIQLYAARKSAKGHAFGPDTPWQRELEDAFPYTETPDQMAAIDEVKGDMQQPTPMDRLICGDVGYGKTEIAVRAAFKAVQDGKQVVVLVPTTLLAQQHYNTFAERMSQFPVQIRQLSRFQTPKETEQTLTMAAEGAADIVIGTHRLLQSATRFKALGLVIVDEEQRFGVEHKEHLKSLRTSVDVLTMSATPIPRTLEMAITGIREMSTIATPPEERHPVLTSVGAYDDRQVAAAIHRELLRDGQVFYLHNRVESIDKAARRLRELVPEARVAVAHGQMGEDALEKVMVGFWEKEFDVLVCTTIVESGIDIPNANTLIVERADLLGLAQLHQIRGRVGRGRERAYAYFLYPREKPLTEHAHERLATIAQHTELGAGMYVAMKDLEIRGAGNLLGGEQSGHIEGVGFDLYIRMVGEAVQNFKGEAPDDDEAVEVKVDLPIDAHLPHDYIGVERLRLEMYRKLAGARDAATLQEVVAEMTDRYGEPPEQVGNLVAVARFRLLAKAYGLADVSMQGKHVRFAPLVLPDSKQLRLKRYHPDAVYKSAADQVSVPRPTTRRIGGDPLRDQPLLDWCGQLLRDLLGDPPAPASGAPPSTDSTRVGAPARTGA; encoded by the coding sequence ATGACCGCGCTCGTCGGCCTGCTCAGCGCCGCTCTCGCCGATCCCGCCCTGACCCGGGTACGGGACCTGGCGCGGGTCGCCACCCCCGACCCCGACGGTCTGGACGTCACCGCGCCACCGGCGCTGCGCCCGTTCACGGTCGCCGCGGTGGCCGCCGACGCCGAAGCGGGCGGGGCGGGGCGGCCGGTGCTGGCGGTCACCGCCACCAGCCGCGAGGCCGACGACCTGGTCGCGGCGCTCGGCACCCTGCTGCCGGCCGACCAGGTGGCGGTCTTCCCCAGCTGGGAGACGCTGCCGCACGAACGGCTGTCGCCCCGGTCGGACACCGTGGGGCGCCGGCTGGCCGTCCTGCGCCGACTGGCGCACCCCGACGCGGACACCGGCCCGGCAGCCGGCGACGGTAAGGCCGGCGACGGCAAGCACGGTGAGCGCAAGCGGCAAGAGCCGCTGCGGGTGGTCGTGGCACCGGTCCGTTCCCTGCTGCAGCCGCAGTTCAAGGGGCTCGGCGATCTCGAACCGGTCCAGTTGGCCACCGGCTCCGGCAACCCCACCGGCGGCGGCCTCGACGAGACCGTCGAACGGCTGGTCGCCATGGCGTACGCCCGGGTCGACCTGGTCACCAAGCGCGGTGAGTTCGCCGTCCGCGGCGGCATCCTCGACGTGTTCCCGCCGACCGACGAGCATCCGTCGCGGGTCGAGTTCTGGGGCGACGACGTCGAGGAGATCCGTACCTTCTCCGTCGCCGACCAGCGCACCATCGAAGCCGTCGACCGGATGTGGGCACCGCCGTGCCGGGAGCTGCTGCTGACCGACCCGGTGCGTCAGCGGGCGGCCGAGTTGGCGCAGCAGCATCCCGAGCTGGGCGAGATCCTGGACAAGCTGGCCGAGGGCATCCCGGTCGAAGGCATGGAGTCCCTGGCCCCGGCCCTGCTCGACGGCACCGACAGCATGGAGTTGCTGCTGCACTGCATGCCGGCCGACACGCACGTACTGCTCTGCGACCCGGAACGGATTCGCACCCGGGCGCACGACCTGGTGCGTACCTCGGCGGAGTTTCTCGAGGCCAGCTGGGCGGCGGCCGCCGTCGGCGGCCAGGCCCCGATCGACCTGGGCGCGGCCGCCTTCCGCACCCTGGCCGAGGTACGCGCGGTGGCCGCCACGCTCGACCAGCCGTGGTGGACGCTGTCGCCGTTCGGCCTGGCGGAGGCGGAAACAGCCACAACAGGTGCCCAGCCGTGGGAGGACGCACCGGCCCCGGTCGTGGTCAGCCCGGACGCCGGCGACGCGGTGGTGCTGGCCGTCGCGCCGACGCCGCTCTACCACGGTGAGACCGACCGGGTGGTCGACGACCTGAAGCGCTGGACCGGCGACGGCTGGTCGGTGGTGCTGGTCTTCGAAGGCCACGGCCCGGCGCAGCGCTCGGTCAGTGTGCTGCGCGACGCCGGCCTCGGCGCGGTCCTGGCCGAAACCGTGCCGGACGCGCCGAAAGCCGGTGAGCTGATCGTCACCTGCGGCCGGCTCGGCAGCGGTTTCGTCGCCGAACGGGCCCGGCTGGCGATCGTCACCGGCACCGACATCAGTGGCAGCCGGGGCGCGTCCACCAAGGACATGCGTAAGATGCCGAGCCGGCGGCGCAACACCATCGACCCGCTGGAGCTGCGCGCCGGCGACCACGTGGTGCACGAGCAGCACGGCATCGGCCGCTACGTCGAACTCGTGCAGCGCAAGGTCAACGGCGCCGACCGGGAGTACCTGGTCATCGAGTACGCCCCGGCGAAACGCGGCCAGCCCGGTGACCGGCTGTTCGTGCCGACCGACCAGCTCGACCAGCTGTCCCGCTACGTCGGCGGCGAACAGCCGACGCTGCACAAGATGGGCGGCTCGGAGTGGCAGAAGGCCAAGGCGCGGGCCCGCAAGGCGGTCCGGGAGATCGCCGCCCAACTGATCCAGCTGTACGCGGCCCGCAAGTCGGCCAAGGGGCACGCGTTCGGCCCGGACACCCCGTGGCAGCGGGAACTTGAGGACGCCTTCCCGTACACCGAGACGCCGGACCAGATGGCGGCGATCGACGAGGTCAAGGGCGACATGCAGCAGCCGACCCCGATGGACCGGCTGATCTGCGGCGACGTCGGCTACGGCAAGACCGAGATCGCGGTACGGGCGGCGTTCAAGGCGGTGCAGGACGGTAAGCAGGTGGTGGTGCTGGTGCCGACCACGCTGCTCGCCCAGCAGCACTACAACACGTTCGCCGAGCGGATGAGTCAGTTCCCGGTGCAGATCCGGCAGCTGTCGCGGTTCCAGACCCCGAAGGAGACCGAGCAGACGTTGACCATGGCCGCCGAGGGCGCCGCCGACATCGTCATCGGCACCCACCGGCTGCTGCAGTCGGCCACCCGGTTCAAGGCGCTCGGGCTGGTCATCGTCGACGAGGAGCAGCGGTTCGGGGTGGAGCACAAGGAGCACCTGAAGTCGCTGCGTACCTCGGTCGACGTGCTGACCATGTCGGCGACGCCGATCCCCCGGACGCTGGAGATGGCGATCACCGGCATCCGGGAGATGTCGACCATCGCCACCCCGCCGGAGGAGCGGCACCCGGTGCTGACCTCCGTCGGCGCGTACGACGACCGGCAGGTCGCCGCCGCGATCCACCGCGAGCTGCTCCGCGACGGCCAGGTCTTCTACCTGCACAACCGGGTCGAGTCGATCGACAAGGCGGCCCGGCGGCTACGCGAGCTGGTGCCGGAGGCGCGGGTCGCGGTGGCACACGGCCAGATGGGTGAGGACGCCCTGGAGAAGGTGATGGTCGGCTTCTGGGAGAAGGAGTTCGACGTCCTGGTCTGCACCACGATCGTCGAGTCGGGCATCGACATCCCGAACGCGAACACCCTGATCGTGGAGCGGGCCGACCTGCTCGGCCTGGCCCAGCTGCACCAGATCCGCGGCCGGGTCGGTCGCGGCCGGGAGCGGGCGTACGCGTACTTCCTCTACCCGCGCGAGAAGCCGTTGACCGAACACGCCCACGAGCGGCTGGCCACCATCGCCCAGCACACCGAGCTCGGTGCCGGCATGTACGTCGCGATGAAGGACCTGGAGATCCGGGGCGCCGGCAACCTGCTCGGTGGTGAGCAGTCCGGCCACATCGAAGGCGTCGGTTTCGACCTGTACATCCGGATGGTCGGCGAGGCGGTGCAGAACTTCAAGGGCGAGGCACCCGACGACGACGAGGCCGTCGAGGTGAAGGTCGACCTGCCGATCGACGCGCACCTGCCGCACGACTACATCGGGGTGGAGCGGCTGCGCCTGGAGATGTACCGCAAACTGGCCGGTGCCCGCGACGCCGCCACCCTGCAGGAGGTCGTCGCCGAGATGACCGACCGGTACGGCGAGCCACCGGAGCAGGTCGGCAACCTGGTGGCGGTGGCGAGGTTCCGGCTGCTGGCCAAGGCGTACGGGCTGGCCGACGTGTCGATGCAGGGCAAGCATGTCCGGTTCGCCCCGCTGGTGCTGCCGGACTCGAAGCAGCTGCGGCTCAAGCGTTACCACCCGGACGCCGTCTACAAGTCCGCCGCCGACCAGGTCAGCGTGCCCCGGCCGACGACCCGGCGGATCGGCGGCGACCCGCTGCGCGACCAGCCGCTGCTGGACTGGTGCGGCCAACTGCTGCGTGACCTGCTCGGCGACCCGCCGGCCCCGGCGTCCGGTGCGCCACCGTCGACCGACAGTACGCGGGTCGGTGCACCGGCCCGCACGGGTGCGTGA
- a CDS encoding S66 family peptidase — protein sequence MSPSTDREPWKLQPGDRVAVLSPSAGLPAVFPHVYELGLRRIRDELGLVPVEFPSTRAPHASPVERAADIVAAYADPGIAAIFATVGGDDQLTVIRHLDDEVLRANPKPFFGYSDNTNLLHHLYGLHAPCGLHAPCGVHAPGAVAFHGGSVLVHLGRPGAMHPLTLASLRAALFTDGWYELVASPDYSDEPLDWADLAAPGALDLATTPMTSATGWHWHIPATSTHAPAPTPAPAIIEGPVWGGNLEIISWLAAADRLGENARYAGHILLLETSEEMPSDVEVYRILRNLGERGLLAVFSAVLVGRAKAWDFGCRRTPAEKASYAAAQRAAIVRAFTEYGSAAVVAGHPAGGGPAVVGSPAPVVGSASAGGGPVIVFDLDVGHTDPQLIVPIGGLARIDVAARRIHVHY from the coding sequence ATGTCCCCTTCTACCGACCGCGAACCGTGGAAGTTGCAGCCGGGGGACCGGGTTGCGGTCCTGTCGCCCTCCGCCGGACTTCCGGCTGTTTTCCCCCACGTGTACGAATTGGGGCTGCGCCGGATCCGGGACGAGCTCGGCCTCGTCCCGGTCGAGTTTCCGAGCACTCGCGCTCCACACGCGTCGCCTGTCGAGCGGGCGGCCGACATCGTCGCCGCCTACGCCGACCCGGGCATCGCCGCCATCTTCGCCACCGTGGGCGGCGATGACCAGTTGACGGTGATCCGTCACCTGGACGACGAGGTGCTGCGGGCGAATCCGAAGCCGTTCTTCGGCTACTCGGACAACACCAACCTGCTGCACCATCTTTACGGCCTGCACGCTCCCTGTGGCCTGCACGCTCCCTGTGGCGTGCACGCTCCGGGGGCGGTCGCCTTCCACGGCGGCTCGGTGCTGGTGCACCTGGGCCGCCCGGGTGCCATGCATCCGCTTACGCTGGCGTCCCTTCGTGCCGCGCTCTTTACTGACGGCTGGTACGAGCTCGTCGCCTCGCCCGACTACTCCGACGAGCCGCTCGACTGGGCCGATCTCGCTGCCCCCGGTGCGCTCGATCTGGCGACAACACCGATGACGTCGGCCACCGGCTGGCACTGGCACATCCCCGCCACATCCACCCATGCCCCGGCGCCCACACCTGCCCCGGCCATCATCGAGGGGCCGGTGTGGGGTGGGAACCTGGAGATCATCTCCTGGCTCGCGGCGGCAGACCGACTCGGGGAAAACGCGCGCTATGCGGGGCACATCCTGCTGCTGGAGACCTCGGAGGAGATGCCGTCGGACGTCGAGGTGTACCGCATCCTGCGCAATCTCGGCGAGCGCGGCCTGCTCGCCGTCTTCTCCGCCGTACTCGTCGGGCGGGCGAAGGCCTGGGACTTCGGCTGCCGGCGCACGCCTGCGGAGAAGGCTTCCTACGCCGCCGCCCAGCGCGCCGCGATCGTGCGTGCCTTCACCGAGTACGGCAGTGCTGCCGTCGTTGCCGGTCACCCCGCAGGTGGTGGTCCTGCCGTCGTTGGTAGTCCCGCCCCCGTTGTTGGTTCTGCTTCGGCTGGCGGCGGGCCGGTGATCGTGTTCGACCTCGACGTCGGACACACCGACCCCCAGTTGATCGTGCCGATCGGCGGGCTCGCCCGGATCGACGTCGCCGCCCGCCGCATCCACGTGCACTACTGA
- a CDS encoding endonuclease domain-containing protein, producing MPRAAKIPRELTFAPFSGSRAVASGLLSWKMLRGPAWRRLFPDVYVHLSSFHPDDHRMWCEAAALKLPRGGAISGLSAAYLWGVDLLPLGARPVQVTLAHPARLGPHPRLTIARRALLPTDVMMLFGELPVTTELRTAFDLGRLLPRADALAALDALLHRRLFRREALASYVDANAGRRGCAQLREFLPLAEPLAESPMESRLRLLLHDAGLPRPAAQYEVRARPAATSQVTTPQLGAGGASRGRFIARVDLAYPQWRIAIEYEGDHHRERVTFRRDISRYNALRAAGWLVLRFTANDVLRQSGQLVATVREAIAERDGRALRGESHGP from the coding sequence ATGCCCCGCGCCGCCAAGATTCCGCGTGAGCTGACATTCGCCCCGTTCTCCGGCAGCCGCGCGGTCGCGTCAGGCCTGCTGAGCTGGAAGATGCTCCGCGGCCCCGCATGGCGACGGCTGTTCCCCGACGTCTATGTCCACCTGTCGTCGTTCCACCCCGACGATCATCGGATGTGGTGCGAGGCGGCCGCGCTGAAGCTGCCCCGTGGCGGGGCGATCAGTGGGCTGAGCGCCGCGTACCTCTGGGGTGTCGACCTGCTCCCCTTAGGCGCCCGCCCGGTCCAGGTCACACTTGCCCACCCCGCTCGGCTTGGCCCACACCCCCGGCTGACGATCGCCCGGCGGGCGCTCCTGCCGACTGACGTCATGATGTTGTTCGGCGAACTACCGGTGACCACTGAATTGCGTACCGCGTTCGATCTTGGCCGCCTGCTGCCTCGCGCCGACGCGCTCGCTGCTCTGGACGCCCTGCTGCACCGACGTCTGTTCCGTCGCGAAGCCCTCGCGAGCTACGTCGACGCCAACGCCGGCAGGCGCGGCTGCGCTCAGTTGCGCGAGTTCCTCCCGCTCGCCGAGCCGCTGGCCGAGTCTCCGATGGAGTCCCGGCTACGCCTCCTGCTGCACGACGCCGGCCTGCCTCGTCCGGCAGCTCAGTACGAAGTGCGTGCGAGACCTGCCGCGACGTCGCAGGTGACGACGCCACAGCTGGGTGCCGGCGGTGCTTCGCGGGGGCGCTTCATCGCCCGGGTCGATCTCGCGTACCCGCAGTGGCGGATCGCTATCGAGTACGAAGGCGACCACCACCGGGAACGCGTCACGTTCCGCCGGGACATCAGCCGGTACAACGCGCTGCGAGCGGCCGGCTGGCTGGTATTGCGCTTCACGGCGAACGACGTCCTCCGACAAAGCGGACAACTTGTCGCGACCGTCCGGGAGGCCATCGCCGAACGAGATGGGCGAGCGCTTCGAGGGGAGTCTCATGGCCCTTAA
- a CDS encoding signal peptidase II: protein MSEQAGPGETTHEPTDSSTPTAASRQQRWTRRAPWLAFGIAATVLVVDQLTKMWAEATLTRGERTPLIGDALGIQLIYNPGAAFSMGENTTWVFTIAAAIGVGVTAWFAARARSRAWAVSLGLVLGGAFTHLLDRLFREPSFGQGHVVDFIAYFDWFIGNVADIALFFGVVTFLTLELRGIRLRPDSAESSEP from the coding sequence ATGAGCGAGCAGGCCGGCCCCGGCGAGACCACCCACGAACCGACCGACTCCAGCACGCCGACGGCTGCGTCCCGGCAGCAGCGGTGGACCCGCCGCGCTCCCTGGCTCGCCTTCGGGATCGCCGCCACGGTGCTCGTCGTCGACCAGCTGACGAAGATGTGGGCGGAGGCGACGCTGACCCGGGGCGAGCGGACCCCGCTGATCGGCGACGCCCTCGGCATCCAGTTGATCTACAACCCGGGCGCCGCGTTCTCGATGGGCGAGAACACCACCTGGGTCTTCACCATCGCCGCCGCGATCGGCGTCGGCGTCACCGCCTGGTTCGCCGCTCGGGCCCGGTCCCGCGCCTGGGCGGTGTCGCTCGGACTGGTGCTCGGTGGGGCGTTCACCCACCTGCTGGACCGGCTGTTCCGCGAGCCGTCGTTCGGGCAGGGCCACGTCGTCGACTTCATCGCGTACTTCGACTGGTTCATCGGCAACGTCGCGGACATCGCGCTCTTCTTCGGCGTGGTGACCTTCTTGACCTTGGAGTTGCGCGGCATCCGGCTCCGCCCGGACTCCGCAGAGTCGTCGGAGCCATGA
- a CDS encoding helix-turn-helix domain-containing protein, producing MTVSGDDLLTTSEAAAVLRMSRRQVVDRCVRGQLPYVWVGRRRRLRRADVEAVLQPSLTRDQYKALWLHHAVAGRLVADPDLVLHKAASNLERLRAIHPDGMTRHWLDRWAEVLAAGTDFVLETLTSRSAFAVELRQNSPFAGVLTEAERQSVLRSFADR from the coding sequence GTGACGGTGAGCGGTGACGATCTGTTGACGACCAGTGAAGCGGCAGCCGTGCTGCGGATGTCTCGGCGTCAGGTGGTCGACCGGTGCGTGCGCGGCCAGCTCCCGTACGTCTGGGTCGGTCGCCGTCGCCGGCTGCGGCGGGCCGACGTCGAAGCAGTGCTCCAACCGTCGCTGACCCGCGACCAGTACAAGGCGCTGTGGCTGCACCACGCGGTCGCCGGGAGACTGGTCGCCGATCCCGACCTGGTGTTGCACAAGGCGGCGAGCAACCTCGAACGGCTCCGGGCCATCCACCCTGACGGCATGACCCGGCACTGGCTGGACCGCTGGGCCGAGGTGCTGGCCGCCGGCACTGACTTCGTTCTGGAGACGCTCACCTCCCGATCGGCGTTTGCCGTCGAGCTTCGGCAGAACTCGCCGTTTGCCGGCGTCCTCACCGAAGCGGAGAGACAGTCGGTGCTCAGGTCGTTCGCGGACCGGTAG